A section of the Acidimicrobiales bacterium genome encodes:
- a CDS encoding aromatic ring-hydroxylating dioxygenase subunit alpha encodes MAKIDFEELVRTGPETVMGELMRRYWVPALLAAELPAPDCPPVRVTVLSEPLIGFRDSTGQPALVSEFCAHRHASLFFARNEECGLRCAYHGWKYDASGACVDMPSEPETSRFKEHVSIRAYPARERGGIIWAYLGPPADEPPLPELEWALVPPENRFVSKRIQESNWLQALEGGIDSSHVSFLHRFNLATDPMHQNGKGNEFLKADSHPRFETATSAGGLLIAARRNATEDEYYWRITQYLLPWYTLIPPFGDHPLGGHAWVPIDDTHCWVWNINFHPSRPLSSEEVAQMESGAGIHAELIPGTFRPVANATNDYLIDRKAQLARRSFSGVGGFGTQDQAIQETMGAIQPRDEEHLGTSDIGIMMARRRLHEAALALRDHGTEPPGRDAGAQRVRPASLLMRKGVSFDEGAGEALVADPGRPVVSL; translated from the coding sequence ATGGCGAAGATCGATTTCGAGGAGCTCGTGCGCACCGGCCCCGAGACGGTGATGGGCGAGCTGATGCGGCGGTACTGGGTGCCCGCGCTCCTCGCCGCGGAGCTCCCCGCGCCGGACTGCCCGCCCGTGCGCGTCACGGTGCTCTCCGAACCGCTGATCGGCTTTCGCGACTCGACGGGCCAGCCGGCGCTCGTGAGCGAGTTCTGCGCCCACCGCCACGCCTCGCTCTTCTTCGCCCGCAACGAGGAGTGCGGCCTGCGCTGCGCGTACCACGGCTGGAAGTACGACGCGAGCGGGGCCTGCGTGGACATGCCGTCCGAGCCGGAGACGAGCCGCTTCAAGGAGCACGTCTCGATCCGCGCCTATCCGGCGCGCGAGCGGGGCGGGATCATCTGGGCCTACCTCGGCCCGCCCGCCGACGAGCCGCCGCTCCCCGAGCTCGAGTGGGCCCTCGTGCCCCCCGAGAACCGCTTCGTCTCGAAGCGGATCCAGGAGTCGAACTGGCTGCAGGCGCTCGAGGGCGGGATCGACTCGAGCCACGTCTCGTTCCTCCACCGCTTCAACCTCGCGACCGACCCGATGCACCAGAACGGGAAGGGCAACGAGTTCCTGAAGGCCGACTCGCACCCGCGCTTCGAGACCGCCACCTCGGCGGGGGGCCTGCTCATCGCGGCCCGGCGGAACGCGACCGAGGACGAGTACTACTGGCGGATCACCCAGTACCTGCTCCCCTGGTACACGCTGATCCCGCCCTTCGGCGACCACCCGCTCGGCGGCCACGCCTGGGTGCCGATCGACGACACGCACTGCTGGGTCTGGAACATCAACTTCCACCCATCGCGCCCGTTGTCGTCAGAGGAGGTCGCGCAGATGGAGAGCGGCGCCGGGATCCACGCGGAGCTCATCCCGGGCACCTTCCGCCCCGTCGCGAACGCCACCAACGACTACCTGATCGACCGCAAGGCGCAGCTCGCGCGGCGGAGCTTCTCCGGCGTCGGCGGCTTCGGGACCCAGGACCAGGCGATCCAGGAGACGATGGGCGCGATCCAACCCCGCGACGAGGAGCACCTCGGGACGAGCGACATCGGGATCATGATGGCGAGGCGGCGCCTGCACGAGGCAGCCCTCGCGCTGCGCGACCACGGCACCGAGCCGCCGGGGCGGGACGCCGGCGCGCAGCGGGTCCGCCCCGCCTCGCTGTTGATGCGCAAAGGCGTCTCGTTCGACGAAGGTGCCGGCGAGGCACTCGTCGCCGACCCCGGCCGCCCCGTCGTCAGCCTTTGA